Proteins co-encoded in one Oikeobacillus pervagus genomic window:
- the hisF gene encoding imidazole glycerol phosphate synthase subunit HisF, with protein sequence MVTKRIIPCLDVKDGRVVKGVQFVQLRDAGDPVELAHFYDDQGADELVFLDISASHEGRKTMEDVVKDVASQLAIPFTVGGGINSLDDMKRILRAGADKVSVNTAAVKNPEVIKEGAQYFGSQCIVVAIDAKFDEKLGSWRVYTHGGREATDREVISWAQEAVQLGAGEILLTSMDRDGEKAGFDVALTKAVSEAVSVPVIASGGAGGAEHFLEILTEGKADAALAASIFHYKETSVQEVKNFLKQSGVNMR encoded by the coding sequence ATGGTGACGAAAAGAATTATTCCATGTTTAGATGTGAAAGATGGGCGTGTTGTGAAAGGAGTTCAATTTGTCCAATTACGTGATGCAGGAGATCCTGTTGAACTTGCTCATTTTTACGATGATCAAGGGGCAGACGAGCTTGTTTTTTTAGATATTTCAGCTTCCCATGAAGGAAGGAAAACGATGGAGGATGTTGTAAAAGATGTTGCTTCTCAATTGGCGATCCCTTTTACAGTTGGCGGAGGAATTAACTCTCTAGATGATATGAAGAGAATCTTGCGGGCAGGGGCCGATAAAGTGTCGGTGAATACCGCAGCTGTAAAAAATCCAGAGGTGATCAAAGAGGGAGCCCAATATTTCGGATCTCAATGTATTGTTGTCGCCATTGATGCGAAATTTGACGAAAAGTTAGGGTCTTGGCGGGTGTATACTCATGGAGGGCGAGAAGCAACAGATAGAGAAGTCATATCATGGGCGCAAGAAGCGGTTCAATTAGGAGCGGGAGAAATTTTATTAACAAGTATGGATCGGGATGGGGAAAAGGCGGGTTTTGATGTCGCCCTTACAAAAGCGGTAAGTGAAGCCGTTTCGGTTCCAGTCATTGCATCAGGTGGTGCAGGTGGAGCGGAACATTTTCTAGAAATTTTAACAGAAGGAAAAGCGGATGCCGCATTAGCAGCTTCTATTTTCCATTATAAAGAAACAAGTGTACAAGAAGTAAAGAATTTCCTAAAACAGTCAGGAGTGAATATGCGATGA
- the hisIE gene encoding bifunctional phosphoribosyl-AMP cyclohydrolase/phosphoribosyl-ATP diphosphatase HisIE codes for MNIEEIQWNNQGLIPAIVQDAKTKEVLTLAYMNKESYQKTVDTGETWFYSRSRQELWHKGETSGNTQKVVSMKIDCDQDAVVILVEPAGPACHTGTTSCFDKTVFGEDKVSPYDILHKLESVIKSRDEERPEGTYTTYLFEEGVDKILKKVGEESAEVIIAAKNRSHEELKWESADLLYHLLVLLREQRLPLTDVLSVLAERHEKKK; via the coding sequence ATGAACATCGAAGAAATTCAATGGAATAATCAAGGGTTAATTCCCGCTATCGTTCAAGATGCAAAAACAAAAGAAGTACTCACATTAGCTTATATGAATAAAGAATCCTATCAAAAAACAGTGGATACCGGTGAAACTTGGTTTTATAGTCGTTCCCGTCAAGAGCTTTGGCATAAGGGAGAGACAAGTGGAAACACTCAAAAAGTGGTCAGTATGAAAATTGATTGTGATCAAGATGCGGTCGTTATTTTAGTCGAACCAGCTGGACCTGCTTGTCATACTGGGACAACTAGTTGTTTTGACAAAACGGTTTTCGGTGAGGATAAAGTATCTCCATATGATATTTTACATAAGCTCGAGTCCGTCATTAAAAGTCGCGATGAAGAACGCCCTGAGGGTACTTATACGACCTATTTATTTGAAGAGGGTGTCGATAAAATATTGAAAAAAGTCGGGGAAGAATCAGCGGAGGTTATTATTGCTGCCAAAAATAGAAGTCATGAAGAGCTTAAATGGGAGTCAGCTGATCTTCTATACCACTTATTAGTATTATTGCGTGAACAACGTCTACCATTAACAGATGTTTTATCCGTACTCGCAGAACGACATGAAAAGAAAAAATAA
- the rapZ gene encoding RNase adapter RapZ, whose product MSAGSVSDVQLVIITGMSGAGKTVAIQSFEDLGFFCVDNLPPTLLPKFLELMKDSGNKMNKVAVVMDLRGRDFFEHLFKALDEIVETTWVSPQILFLNASDSVLVRRYKETRRSHPLAPSGLPLEGIQQERQLLEELKGRAQLIYDTSEMKPKELRERILTEFSVNKRAYFTVNVMSFGFKHGLPIDADLVFDVRFLPNPHYIEHMRPRTGLDEDVANYVMKWNDTQKFLEKVTDLLSFMLPHYKREGKRQLVIAIGCTGGQHRSVALSEYIGHYFSADYHTRITHRDIKRRKEIST is encoded by the coding sequence ATGAGTGCAGGATCCGTAAGCGATGTACAGCTAGTCATTATTACGGGAATGTCTGGTGCAGGGAAAACAGTCGCCATTCAAAGCTTCGAGGACTTAGGCTTTTTTTGTGTAGATAATCTCCCTCCGACATTACTTCCGAAGTTTCTGGAACTGATGAAAGACTCGGGAAATAAAATGAATAAAGTTGCAGTCGTCATGGATTTACGAGGACGGGACTTTTTTGAACATTTATTTAAAGCATTAGATGAAATTGTTGAGACAACTTGGGTAAGTCCGCAAATTTTATTTCTTAATGCAAGTGATTCTGTTTTAGTGCGGAGATATAAGGAGACAAGACGTTCACATCCGCTTGCTCCTAGTGGGCTTCCATTAGAGGGGATCCAGCAAGAAAGACAGCTTCTTGAAGAGTTAAAAGGAAGAGCACAACTTATTTATGATACTTCTGAAATGAAACCAAAAGAGCTTCGTGAAAGAATTTTAACCGAGTTTTCGGTGAATAAAAGGGCTTATTTTACGGTAAACGTCATGTCTTTTGGATTTAAGCATGGTCTGCCTATTGATGCCGATTTAGTGTTTGATGTTCGATTTTTACCAAATCCACATTATATTGAACATATGCGGCCACGAACAGGGTTGGATGAGGATGTGGCCAATTATGTTATGAAGTGGAATGATACTCAAAAATTCCTTGAGAAAGTAACGGATCTGTTATCGTTTATGTTGCCGCATTATAAAAGAGAAGGAAAAAGACAGCTTGTGATTGCAATAGGGTGTACGGGTGGACAACATCGTTCTGTTGCTCTTTCCGAATATATAGGGCATTACTTCTCAGCAGATTACCACACAAGGATTACACACCGGGATATAAAAAGAAGAAAGGAAATATCAACATGA
- the hisB gene encoding imidazoleglycerol-phosphate dehydratase HisB, whose amino-acid sequence MAERFAEIRRKTNETDVEVAFGIDGEGKAELDTNVPFLTHMLDLFTKHGQFDLTVHAKGDIEIDDHHTTEDIGICLGHVLRQALGDKKGIKRYGNAFVPMDEALAQVVIDLSNRPHFEMRGELPSQKVGTFDTELVYEFLWKLALEARMNLHVIVHYGQNTHHIIEAIFKALGRALDEATIIDPRVKGIPSTKGKL is encoded by the coding sequence ACCGATGTGGAGGTAGCTTTTGGGATTGATGGAGAGGGCAAAGCAGAGTTAGATACGAATGTTCCTTTTTTAACCCATATGCTCGATTTATTTACAAAGCATGGCCAATTTGATTTAACGGTTCACGCAAAAGGAGATATTGAAATCGATGATCATCATACGACAGAGGACATCGGGATTTGCCTAGGGCATGTTTTAAGACAAGCTTTAGGTGATAAAAAAGGAATTAAACGGTATGGAAATGCTTTTGTACCAATGGATGAAGCATTAGCACAAGTGGTCATTGATTTAAGTAATCGTCCTCATTTTGAAATGCGCGGAGAATTACCGAGTCAAAAGGTAGGGACATTCGATACAGAACTTGTTTATGAGTTTTTGTGGAAGCTGGCATTAGAAGCAAGAATGAATTTACACGTGATCGTTCATTATGGTCAAAATACTCATCATATTATCGAAGCAATTTTCAAAGCATTAGGACGTGCACTTGATGAAGCAACGATCATTGACCCGCGCGTTAAGGGGATTCCATCAACGAAAGGAAAGTTGTGA
- a CDS encoding gluconeogenesis factor YvcK family protein — MTSSNRKVVIIGGGTGLPVLLRGLKKYPIDITAIVTVADDGGSSGRLRNEMDIPPPGDIRNVLAALSDVEPLVEQLFQHRFNTSNELSGHSLGNLIIAALTSITGDFVHAVQEMSRVLNVHGKVLPAANQSVVLHAVMEDETVVSGESKIPYSGKKIDRVFLTPENVKPLPEAVRAITEADLIVIGPGSLYTSILPNLLVPQIGEAVCRAKAKKVYICNLMTQAGETLDYTASDHVQAVYDHLECASIDTILVNNKPIPAEIQARYKEELAKPVIYDLERLTSIGLNVVQDEFVSYTNGVIRHDTKKVARILYSLINQPK; from the coding sequence ATGACATCTTCAAATCGAAAGGTTGTAATCATTGGCGGGGGAACGGGATTGCCAGTTCTACTCCGAGGCTTAAAGAAATATCCTATTGATATAACGGCAATTGTTACGGTGGCAGATGATGGGGGGAGTTCTGGACGACTTCGCAATGAAATGGATATTCCACCACCAGGAGATATTAGAAATGTTTTGGCGGCATTATCAGATGTTGAGCCATTAGTGGAACAATTATTTCAACATCGTTTTAATACATCGAATGAACTTTCTGGTCATTCTCTTGGAAATTTAATCATCGCAGCCCTAACTTCTATTACAGGTGATTTTGTCCATGCTGTTCAGGAAATGAGTAGGGTTCTAAATGTGCATGGAAAAGTACTCCCGGCCGCGAATCAAAGTGTTGTTCTTCATGCTGTTATGGAAGATGAAACGGTTGTATCAGGAGAATCAAAGATCCCTTATTCTGGTAAAAAGATCGATCGAGTATTTCTTACCCCAGAAAATGTGAAACCGCTGCCAGAAGCCGTTCGTGCCATTACTGAAGCCGACTTAATTGTGATTGGCCCTGGTAGTCTTTATACGAGTATATTACCTAATTTACTTGTGCCCCAAATAGGAGAGGCCGTTTGCCGAGCAAAAGCAAAAAAAGTATATATATGCAATTTAATGACACAAGCTGGGGAAACATTAGATTATACAGCAAGTGATCATGTCCAAGCGGTATATGATCATTTAGAATGTGCTTCGATCGATACAATTCTGGTCAATAATAAGCCAATACCGGCGGAAATCCAAGCAAGGTATAAAGAAGAGTTAGCTAAGCCAGTCATCTATGATTTGGAACGCTTAACTTCTATCGGTTTGAATGTCGTACAGGATGAATTTGTGTCTTATACAAATGGGGTCATTCG
- a CDS encoding NUDIX hydrolase, whose product MQRVTNCLLLKDHKVLLLQKPRRGWWVAPGGKMEPGESIRDAAIREFREETGIYLRNPNVKGIFTFIMKDGDEILNEWMMFTFFAEESDGVSVKRSEEGVLKWHDIDEIKTLPMAEGDHHILDYMVHGKGIIYGTFTYTPDFELLSYRLDPS is encoded by the coding sequence ATGCAACGTGTAACGAACTGTCTATTATTAAAAGATCATAAAGTATTACTTTTGCAAAAGCCAAGAAGGGGTTGGTGGGTAGCTCCAGGAGGAAAAATGGAACCTGGCGAATCCATTCGAGATGCTGCGATTCGCGAATTTCGTGAAGAAACAGGGATTTATTTACGTAATCCAAATGTAAAAGGAATCTTTACCTTCATCATGAAGGATGGAGACGAAATTTTAAATGAATGGATGATGTTTACTTTTTTCGCAGAAGAAAGTGATGGCGTTTCAGTCAAGCGCTCAGAAGAAGGCGTATTAAAGTGGCATGATATCGATGAAATTAAAACCTTACCAATGGCAGAGGGAGATCATCATATACTAGATTATATGGTTCATGGAAAAGGAATCATCTACGGAACATTTACTTATACACCAGATTTTGAATTGTTATCTTATCGACTTGATCCGAGTTAA
- the hisH gene encoding imidazole glycerol phosphate synthase subunit HisH: MIGIVDYGMGNLFSVRKALERLNVPYQISESPEELQTMDGLILPGVGSFKDAMELLNEKKLTNFLLDYTAKGKPLLGICLGMQLLFEESEENGYSKGLSLLKGKIKRIPAEGMNETFKIPHMGWNQLKFQQENPVVEKVEEGFVYFVHSYYATEMDKEELIASTQYNVEIPAIVGKGNILGMQFHPEKSGEVGMQLLNKYTKLVESGVFS; this comes from the coding sequence ATGATTGGAATTGTTGACTATGGCATGGGAAATTTATTCAGTGTAAGAAAAGCACTTGAACGACTAAATGTTCCTTATCAAATTAGTGAATCACCAGAAGAGCTACAAACAATGGATGGTTTGATTTTACCCGGAGTTGGTTCATTTAAAGATGCAATGGAACTTTTAAATGAGAAAAAATTAACCAATTTTCTTCTTGATTACACAGCAAAAGGAAAACCTTTATTAGGGATTTGTTTAGGTATGCAACTTCTTTTTGAAGAGAGTGAAGAGAACGGCTACTCCAAGGGTTTGTCTTTATTAAAAGGAAAAATAAAACGCATCCCAGCAGAAGGTATGAATGAGACATTCAAAATCCCACATATGGGGTGGAATCAATTAAAATTTCAGCAAGAAAATCCAGTGGTTGAAAAAGTAGAAGAAGGATTCGTTTATTTTGTCCATTCCTATTATGCAACAGAAATGGACAAGGAAGAATTAATTGCAAGCACTCAATATAATGTGGAAATACCAGCAATTGTCGGAAAGGGCAATATATTGGGGATGCAGTTTCACCCAGAGAAAAGCGGTGAGGTTGGCATGCAATTATTAAATAAATATACAAAACTAGTGGAATCAGGGGTGTTCTCATGA
- a CDS encoding tetratricopeptide repeat protein: protein MRKDSNIMSETGKIVSFIPTGEYYFSKGLKSYRRRDLKKAKKYFSRAFDLEPLEPIIACQLAIVETELGNYEQSNQLLHLILDELDSFMNECNYFLANNYAHLGMFKEAAEHTTAYLKENPDGEFAEDAEDLLEVIRLDGDLAIETIYEQDELITMQDKAKDLLEMGNFEKAISVLEEIIHKYPEFWSAYNNLALAYYYLGDLKKSHEILHDVLEKSPGNLHALCNLTVFMYYEKREDELNQLLEVLRKIRPLIPEHQFKLGATFALVGQFEDAYFWLKKLYKAGFQGDASFYYWLSHAAYQTGHQKTAYTVWEHVKEMSPEKEGSEPWNHSSQEKLGYEHHISSIVKRLNSPYEEDRLFGIFLLSVTDDKQKVTSHPDFCDIETLSIYEKWYLAYVLGMELTGQTEEKFVEMAHETALKLYNRYHPIGHEETGLFLLWFSALPALFEQSYRPGSQDRFAAATEYLWCKFREKKKSQKEIAEIYHISPSTLRKYVKFIEDLIFQA, encoded by the coding sequence ATGAGAAAAGACTCAAATATTATGAGCGAAACGGGGAAAATTGTTTCCTTTATTCCAACAGGTGAATATTACTTTTCAAAAGGATTAAAATCTTATCGACGCAGGGATTTGAAAAAAGCAAAAAAATATTTTTCCCGCGCATTCGATTTGGAACCACTTGAACCCATCATCGCATGTCAATTAGCAATTGTCGAAACTGAATTAGGAAATTATGAACAATCTAACCAATTATTGCACCTCATTCTAGATGAACTGGATTCGTTTATGAATGAATGCAATTATTTTTTGGCTAATAATTATGCCCATCTTGGGATGTTTAAGGAAGCAGCTGAACATACAACTGCTTATTTAAAGGAGAACCCAGATGGAGAGTTTGCAGAAGACGCAGAAGATCTCCTTGAAGTGATCCGTTTAGATGGGGATTTGGCCATTGAAACGATTTACGAACAAGACGAACTTATTACTATGCAAGATAAGGCAAAGGACTTACTTGAGATGGGGAATTTCGAAAAGGCGATTTCTGTTCTAGAGGAGATTATTCACAAGTATCCAGAATTTTGGTCTGCCTATAATAATTTAGCACTCGCTTATTATTATTTAGGAGATCTAAAGAAATCCCATGAAATTTTACATGATGTATTAGAAAAAAGCCCTGGTAACTTACATGCACTTTGCAATTTAACTGTTTTTATGTATTATGAAAAACGCGAAGATGAATTGAATCAATTACTTGAAGTATTGCGGAAAATTAGACCGTTAATACCAGAGCATCAATTTAAATTAGGGGCTACTTTTGCATTAGTAGGTCAGTTTGAAGACGCATATTTTTGGTTGAAAAAATTGTATAAAGCAGGATTTCAAGGGGATGCAAGCTTTTATTATTGGTTATCTCATGCTGCATATCAAACTGGTCATCAAAAGACAGCATATACCGTATGGGAGCATGTAAAGGAAATGAGCCCAGAAAAAGAAGGTTCAGAGCCTTGGAATCATTCATCACAGGAAAAGTTAGGTTACGAGCATCATATTTCTTCTATTGTGAAGAGATTGAACAGCCCATATGAAGAGGACCGACTTTTCGGTATTTTTTTATTGTCTGTAACAGATGATAAGCAGAAAGTCACTTCACATCCAGATTTTTGTGATATCGAGACATTATCTATTTATGAGAAATGGTATTTGGCTTATGTTTTGGGGATGGAGTTAACGGGACAAACGGAAGAGAAATTTGTTGAAATGGCACATGAGACCGCTCTTAAACTATATAACCGTTATCATCCAATTGGACATGAAGAAACAGGTTTATTCTTGCTATGGTTTTCTGCTCTTCCCGCACTTTTCGAGCAATCATACCGGCCAGGAAGTCAGGATCGCTTTGCAGCAGCAACTGAATATTTATGGTGTAAATTTCGAGAAAAGAAAAAATCCCAAAAAGAAATTGCGGAAATATATCATATTTCTCCCTCAACTTTAAGAAAATATGTCAAATTTATAGAAGATCTGATCTTTCAAGCATAA
- the trxB gene encoding thioredoxin-disulfide reductase has protein sequence MTEEKIYDVIIIGAGPAGMTAAVYTSRANLSTLMIERGVPGGQMANTEEVENYPGYDHILGPDLSNKMFEHAKKFGAEYAYGDIQEIIDGEEYKTIQAGSKQYKTRAIIIATGAEYKKIGVPGEKELGGRGVSYCAVCDGAFFKNKELVVIGGGDSAVEEGVYLTRFASKVTIVHRRDELRAQKILQQRAFDNEKIDFIWNHTVKEINEKDGKVGSVTLVSTVDGSEQEFKTDGVFVYIGMVPLTKPFANLNITNEAGYIETNSEMETKVPGIFAAGDVREKTLRQIVTATGDGSIAAQSAQHYIEELKEKLKVK, from the coding sequence TTGACTGAGGAAAAGATTTATGACGTGATTATCATTGGTGCTGGGCCAGCAGGAATGACGGCAGCTGTTTATACATCTAGAGCGAATTTATCCACTTTAATGATCGAGCGTGGTGTTCCAGGCGGACAAATGGCTAATACGGAAGAAGTAGAAAATTATCCAGGATATGACCATATACTTGGTCCAGATCTTTCAAATAAAATGTTCGAACATGCCAAAAAATTTGGCGCAGAATATGCTTATGGTGATATTCAAGAAATTATCGATGGGGAAGAGTATAAAACAATTCAAGCTGGATCGAAGCAATATAAAACTCGCGCCATCATCATTGCAACTGGTGCAGAATATAAAAAAATCGGAGTACCTGGAGAGAAAGAACTAGGAGGCCGCGGTGTATCTTATTGTGCGGTTTGTGATGGTGCATTTTTCAAAAATAAAGAACTTGTTGTTATCGGTGGGGGAGATTCCGCTGTTGAAGAAGGAGTTTATTTAACACGGTTCGCTTCAAAAGTTACGATCGTTCACCGTCGTGATGAGCTTCGTGCCCAAAAGATTTTACAACAACGTGCGTTTGATAATGAAAAAATTGATTTTATCTGGAATCATACAGTGAAAGAAATTAATGAAAAAGACGGCAAAGTAGGCAGTGTAACATTAGTTTCAACTGTGGATGGATCGGAGCAAGAATTTAAAACAGATGGTGTCTTCGTTTACATCGGCATGGTTCCTTTAACAAAACCATTCGCTAATTTGAATATTACAAATGAAGCGGGTTATATCGAAACAAATAGTGAAATGGAAACAAAAGTTCCTGGAATTTTTGCTGCTGGGGATGTTCGTGAAAAAACTTTACGTCAAATTGTAACAGCAACTGGTGATGGTAGTATTGCTGCACAATCAGCACAGCATTATATTGAAGAACTAAAAGAAAAATTAAAAGTGAAATAA
- the hisA gene encoding 1-(5-phosphoribosyl)-5-[(5-phosphoribosylamino)methylideneamino]imidazole-4-carboxamide isomerase, with product MSFTIYPAIDMRGGKCVRLIQGDYNKETIYGDSPFDMAKSFADAGAEWIHMVDLDGAKDGKRVNDQYVSEAAQKLPAKVQIGGGIRSEEDVVHYLEKGIDRVIIGSLAISNPDLVKSFIRKYGEKVAIGLDAKDGFVATHGWLETSQVKAVDIGKEFADAGAETFIFTDIATDGMLSGPNIEAVTELAKATGKSVIASGGVSSLEDLRVIKKNEQAGVVGAIVGKAIYTGQFTVQEALKEVK from the coding sequence ATGAGTTTTACAATTTACCCAGCCATTGATATGCGCGGTGGAAAATGTGTTCGTTTAATACAGGGGGATTATAATAAAGAAACCATTTATGGAGACTCCCCTTTCGATATGGCAAAATCCTTTGCAGATGCAGGGGCAGAATGGATTCATATGGTCGATTTAGACGGGGCGAAAGATGGAAAAAGAGTGAATGATCAATACGTTTCAGAAGCGGCGCAAAAGCTTCCAGCAAAAGTCCAAATCGGCGGTGGGATTCGATCGGAAGAAGATGTGGTTCATTACTTGGAGAAGGGAATTGACCGTGTCATCATTGGAAGCCTAGCTATATCCAATCCGGATTTAGTTAAAAGTTTCATTCGCAAGTACGGGGAAAAGGTTGCGATTGGGCTCGATGCAAAAGACGGTTTTGTCGCCACTCATGGTTGGCTTGAAACATCCCAAGTTAAAGCGGTTGATATCGGGAAGGAATTTGCAGATGCAGGAGCAGAAACCTTTATTTTTACTGATATTGCAACAGATGGGATGCTATCTGGACCAAATATTGAAGCGGTCACCGAACTAGCAAAAGCAACCGGAAAGTCTGTCATTGCATCAGGAGGAGTTAGTTCTCTGGAGGATTTACGTGTTATAAAAAAAAATGAACAAGCTGGAGTGGTTGGGGCAATTGTGGGCAAGGCGATTTATACGGGGCAGTTTACCGTTCAGGAAGCGCTGAAAGAGGTGAAATAA